From a region of the Poecile atricapillus isolate bPoeAtr1 chromosome 4, bPoeAtr1.hap1, whole genome shotgun sequence genome:
- the LOC131579230 gene encoding collagen alpha-1(I) chain-like gives MEHSRQQEEEEEAEERTEGSWLCLAAQVESGCTDLAEFPTLEEGLLSPAQASPGAPAPASPLDLQESRFSPCLPLLLSPARAETFLQGSQMDFLPLRGIPDVSGASLDHSEPSHIPGSAALRGPALPSPSQHSQSVGHADPGADSQSSQSGEPLGRGDSDTEQEGPGPQSRGQPAQAAPEEGLGKGLGKGLEQPWSTAGNDGHSSGHCSGHSGHPSGHPSGHPSGHCSGHPSGHSGHSGHPSGHSGHPSGHSSGHSGHPSGHPSGHPSGHCSGHPSGHSGHPSGHSGHPSGHPSGHSGHPSGHPSGHPSGHPSGHSGHSGHPSGHSGHSGHSSGRSSQGSDGPAAASELSERDRESPGQEEESSSSGNSSYKTALTKFSEKSERGAWQEKVKVLGSGVLEKQEKGKKVPELGLWNNFCDGSRKDPSGRWGAEGAPCAAAPEPGQGPGQEGGLQLPAGPRGWGLTAAPEELLPAMLRQPAARLGTEEPAVPPSQPQDTAGGTSGCPGHWPGGAEPAAGSHELTGSELSIERGHKVTEISPSFSLGAEGSFSLHLARPNFQSTPGVFLEKSGRAEGRGVPAIPADLRASLSRSDEEASGESPAPGPGREDPPQGAVEEGCGHLESPGCGRIQSCPSLGFLEKVGAWHVSQPEQVPDSSGVPGALPPARKASSSLPRAASCILAGQKSLGDPKDCAAPSSSGAGSLDSSHFPLESLLLGPARGRSRSDASLSSCSRSRALARASPACRESRTSSTASFRTSPGCSEEPPGHPSPTLGRSQSSSMGSLARRAGAGHGGTRRSSAPDVFVCGLAQLLTKDDEHEDCEEKENQSLNLNIPTGHDIVENFGAVSLESLDFAVGSGEPQGVPGSGLGSLVVPRPCPSAGENSSIPPGAALQTPEKEELNIEERIPIYLRNLGIEQSPGSILAPFVPRRPLWELEFSPSELRSLQDPLGCLARLPPQAQGTLLPAFEMSEAGCGRAASPGSVSLPGGSQAVLSPQELSREHPESQGSVLCPQPGLAVPMSPAQGVEGSPGSAGEEQDVPSCSSGRDSARNGGTSAQDGGTSAWDGGTSAWDGGTGMGCRGFVWSWEWSGIGQRVPEVQRGK, from the exons ATCTCCAGGAGAGCCGCTTCTCCCCgtgcctgcccctgctgctgagCCCAGCGCGGGCTGAGACCTTCCTGCAGGGATCCCAGATGGATTTCCTTCCCTTGAG AGGAATCCCGGATGTttctggagcatccctggatcattcagagccttcccacatCCCTGGCAGCGCAGCCCTGAGGggcccagcccttcccagtccatcccagcaCTCCCAGTCCGTGGGACACGCAGATCCTGGAGCTGattcccagagctcccagtcTGGGGAGCCGCTGGGCAGGGGGGACAGTGACACCGAGCAGGAGGGACCAGGGCCCCAGAGCAGGGGacagccagcacaggcagctccagaGGAGGGACTGGGAAAGGGACTGGGAAAGGGactggagcagccctggagcacGGCTGGGAATGATGGACACTCCTCTGGACACTGCTCTGGACACTCTGGACACCCCTCTGGACACCCCTCTGGACACCCCTCTGGACACTGCTCTGGACACCCCTCTGGACACTCTGGACACTCTGGACACCCCTCTGGACACTCTGGACACCCCTCTGGACACTCCTCTGGACACTCTGGACACCCCTCTGGACACCCCTCTGGACACCCCTCTGGACACTGCTCTGGACACCCCTCTGGACACTCTGGACACCCCTCTGGACACTCTGGACACCCCTCTGGACACCCCTCTGGACACTCTGGACACCCCTCTGGACACCCCTCTGGACACCCCTCTGGACACCCCTCTGGACACTCTGGACACTCTGGACACCCCTCTGGACACTCTGGACACTCTGGACACTCCTCTGGACGCTCCTCCCAGGGCAGTGATggcccagctgctgcctctgagctgtcagagagggacagggagtccccagggcaggaggaggaatccTCATCCTCAGGAAACTCCTCCTATAAAACCGCACTGACCAAATTCTCAGAGAAAAGTGAAAGGGGGGCGTGGCAGGAAAAGGTAAAAGTGCTTGGGAGTGGAGTCCTGgagaagcaggaaaaaggaaagaaggtgCCTGAGCTTGGTTTGTGGAATAATTTCTGTGATGGCTCGAGGAAAGACCCTTCTGGAAGGTGGGGAGCTGAGGGTGCTCCTTGtgcagcagcccctgagccaggccaggggccggggcaggagggggggctgcagctgcccgctggccccaggggctgggggctcacAGCTGCTCCcgaggagctgctcccagcaatGCTGAGGCAGCCAGCAGCGAGGCTGGGCACAGAGGAGCCGGCTGTGccccccagccagccccaggacaCGGCTGGGGGCACCTCGGGGTGCCCTGGGCACTGGCCGGGGGGAGCAGAGCCCGCCGCAGGCAGCCATGAGCTGACCGGCTCCGAGCTCTCCATAGAGAGGGGACACAAAGTCACAGAGATCTCCCCTTCCTTCAGCCTGGGAGCTGAGGGCTCCTTCTCCCTTCACCTGGCTCGTCCCAACTTCCAGTCCACCCCTGGGGTGTTCCTGGAGAAAAGCGGGAGGGCAGAAGGACGTGGAGTCCCGGCCATCCCTGCGGATCTTCGGGCCTCTCTTTCCCGTTCCGATGAGGAAGCCTCGGGGGAGTCCCCTGCTCCTGGACCAGGGAGGGAAGATCCTCCCCAGGGTGCAGTGGAAGAAGGCTGTGGACATTTGGAATCCCCAGGCTGTGGCAGGATCCAGTCCTGCCCCTCGCTGGGTTTCCTGGAGAAGGTGGGAGCCTGGCACGTGAGCCAGCCGGAGCAGGTTCCTGACAGCTCAGGTGTCCCAGGAGCGCTTCCCCCTGCAAGGAAAGCCTCCAGCTCACTTCCCAGGGCTGCAAGCTGTATTTTAGCAGGACAGAAGAGCCTTGGGGATCCCAAGGACTGCGCTGCTCCCTCCTCCAGTGGGGCAGGTTCTCTGGACAGCTCGCATTTCCCTCTCGAAAGCCTCCTGCTCGGTCCAGCTCGGGGCAGATCCCGCTCTGACGcctccctgagctcctgcagcaggagcagagccttggccagagccagcccagcctgcagggagagcagaaccTCA AGCACAGCCTCGTTCAGaaccagcccaggctgcagtgaggagcccccaggacaccccagccccacactgggACGCTCCCAGAGCTCCTCCATGGGCTCCCTGGCACggagggctggagctgggcacgGTGGCACCAGGAGAAGCTCAGCCCCAGATGTGTTTGTGTGCGGCCTTGCTCAGCTCCTTACAAAGGATGATGAGCACGAGGAttgtgaggaaaaggaaaatcagtCCCTCAACCTGAATATTCCCACTGGACACGATATCGTGGAAAACTTTGGAGCCGTTTCCTTGGAGAGTTTGGATTTTGCTGTCGGTTCTGGGGAGCCTCAGGGGGTCCCAGGCTCTGGTTTGGGCTCCCTGGTGGtgcccaggccctgccccagtgcaggagagaacagctccatcccccctggagcagcactgcagactCCTGAGAAAGAAGAGTTGAATATTGAAGAAAGGATTCCG ATCTACCTGCGGAACCTGGGCATCGAGCAGTCCCCTGGCAGCATCCTGGCGCCCTTCGTGCCCCGCAGGCCCCTGTGGGAGCTGGAGTTCTCCCCCTCGGAGCTCAGGAGCCTGCAGGATCCTCTGGGCTGCCTGGCCAGGCTCCCCCCGCAGGCACAGG GTACTCTGCTGCCAGCCTTCGAGATGTCCGAGGCCGGCTGTGGCAGGGCGGCATCCCCGGGGAGCGTGTCCCTTCCCGGGGGCTCCCAGGCAGTGCTGTCCCCCCAGGAGCTGTCCAGGGAGCACCCAGAGAGCCAGGGCagtgtgctgtgtccccagccagggctggctgtccccatgtccccagcccagggtgtGGAGGGTTCTCCAGGATctgctggagaagagcaggacGTGCCCAGCTGCTCCTCGGGCAGGGACAGTGCTCGGAATGGGGGGACAAGTGCCCAGGATGGGGGGACAAGTGCTTGGGATGGGGGGACAAGTGCTTGGGATGGTGGGACAG ggatgggctgcCGGGGctttgtctggagctgggaatggagtgGAATTGGACAGAGGGTCCCAGAGGTGCAGCGGGGGAAGtga